TGGTTTCTCGCTGGGAATCAAGGAGCGGTGTGACCAAAAGATCGAAGACCAGAGAGTAGCAACCAGAGCAGCCCCATTCAACATGTGGAGGGTGGTCACGTGAGGATTACGCATAGTTTCGAGAATCAGGAGTCCTAACCAAATCTGGATGCCTGTGAGAAAAGCTGAACCGACCGCAAGAGCCCTTGCTTGGTAGGGAAGAGTTTTTTGTGACGCAGCGACGAGTGAGAAGGCCAAAACCAGAATACCTCCCAAAATACCAAGAGTGCGGTGAAGAAAGTGAACCCACACGCCGAAATTATCGCTGCTAGGAAGCCATGAACCGTCAGGTGCAGCAGCAGGGAAGGTCTGGATAGCCAAACCGGCTCCGTTGTGGCGCATGACTGCTCCAATGAGGATGGCAACAATCAAAAACCCCAAGGCGGTGTAGCCGAGCAATTGAACAGACGAAAGTCTGTGAGAGCGGGTCGAGGTACGAAACCAGCCCGGGCAGGATAGGACGACGAGGGAGGCAAGTGTAAGAACCACGCCTTGAGCACCCATCGCATGAGCAATGGCGAATGATCGAGCGACTGCGTTCGAATCCGCTCCCGTGTTTAGATTGTCGAGGAGAACTCGAAGACCACCAAGCACTCCTTGTGCGATTACAAATAGGACGAGCGCGTAGGCGATCCAACGGACCGACTTCCTCTTCTCAATGCGGTGAAATGAGACGGCGATGATTAGGGACAGGATTCCGATAATCATTCCCGCGAGGCGATGACTGTGCTCCGCCATTTGATCGGCATTCTGGGTCCATCCTTCTGGGTTCAGGGAACCATTGGAAAGTGGCCAGTCGAGAAAAGCCATTCCTGCACCGATACTTGTCGTAAAGCCTCCGGCGAAGAGGAGAACCGCTGACCAGACTAACGCGACGATCGAAACGCCAAATAGAAGAGGCGAAAACCTTGGTTGAATATGTGAGGGGTGTTCTGAATGCATTAGGTCAGGACCGGCGACAACTGTCACTTTGGGTTCTGGTGAAGTCAAGGTAACGAAGGCTATTCGGGCGAAAACGAACTCGGAATAGACGGAATTCTTTGTTCTTCTCCGACGATGGTCGAAAGTCCCGTGAATACAAAGATGTCTCCATGGCCTAATGAAGCGTGGGGTAGTCGGACATTTTTGATGGGGATACTGAACATAACCCCGGATTCATTTTCGGACGGCGGTGAATTCAGCTCGGTTCAAAAGGGGGTTCAGCACGCCTTGGATATGGTCGCGGCAGGCGCGGATTTTATTGACGTTGGCGCCGAGTCAACACGACCTGGAGCGGTCGAGGTTCCAGCGGAAGAGGAGTGGTTGCGGCTTGAACCGGTTCTTTCAGCGTTGCGGGATTCTGTGGACGTGCCGATTTCAGTCGATACCTACAAGGCGGAGGTTGCCGAAAAGGCACTTTCTGCAGGAGCAGCTATTGCGAACGACATCGGAGGTCTTCAGATGGACGAAAGAATGGCAGAGGTCATTGCTTCAGCCGGGGCTGGTGCAGTAGTGATGCATAACTCCCGCAATCAGGATGTGACAGGCGATATCATTTCCAGCATCTGCGTTTTTTTTGAAGAAAGTCTGAGGCGTGCTGATCGTGCCGGGATCTCACGAGATCGAATTGTCCTCGATCCGGGAATTGGGTTTGGAAAGTCGGTCGAAGAGAATCTCACTATTCTCCGGTCGATAGATAGACTCCGTTCCTTTGGCTATCCTCTCCTTTTGGGTGCTTCGCGGAAATCAGTAATCGGCATGACTCTTGACCTTCCAGTGGATCAGCGACTGGAGGGAACGCTTGCAACCACGGTGGCGGGAATTGCTGGCGGAGTGGATGTAGTACGCGTGCATGATGTTGAGGCAAACCTGAGAGCGTCGCGTATGAGTGATGCGATTTTTCGCAATGAGTAAGGATGCTGACCGGATCTTTCTGCGGGGCCTCGCGTTCTTTGGCTTTCATGGAAACATTCCTTTGGAAGCTGTGCATGGACAACGTTTTTACGTGGATCTAGAAATGAGGATGGATGCGGGCAGAGCCTCAGCCACTGATCACCTGGAAGATACGATTGACTACTCCGCGGTTTACGAGGCGGTCCGGTGTCTCGTCGAGACAGAGAGATTCAACCTTTTGGAAACTCTAGCTGAGAAAGTCGCCCAAGCGATCCTTGAGAAATTTGCCTTGGTCTCTTCGGTTGTTGTTGAGGTAAAAAAACCGCAGGCGCCGCTTCCGGGAATTTTTAATGAGGTGTCAGTAGCCGTCGAGCGGTGGCGGAAGGAGTAGTAAAGGCTTACCTGGCGCTGGGAAGCAACTTGGGGAACCGTGAGCGCAATTTTGCGCAGGCTCTTCAGCTTTTGGAAAACCGTTCGAAGATTTCTTTGGGCAACGGGTCAGCGGTATTTCAGACGCCTGCCGTAGGTCCAGGCGAACAGGAAGAGTATTGGAACGGAGTTGTTGAAGTCTTCACGACCTTTACAGCAAATGAGCTCCTAAAGGAAGTTCTCGCGATTGAGTCAGCAATGGGTCGAGTTCGCAGGGAGCGGTGGGGACCGAGAATCATTGACTTGGATATACTTTTGTTTGGGGACGAGGAAATCCAAAGTAAAAGTCTCGAGATCCCCCATCCTCGCATAACGGAGCGGGCCTTTGTGCTGCTACCGTTGTCGCAGTTGGTTCCCAGTTGGATAGTATCTGAGAAATCCGTAGAGGAGTGGGTAAAGAGATGTTCAACACAGGGGATATTTGAGGTGAAGGATTCGGTTTACGCATGCCAGTTATCGAGCTGAAGGTGACCCAACGTCTTTCTAACGTCTTTGGATGGGCAACCCAGAAAAGGCATTGTCTATGGCTGGATGCATCTAGCGGTGGGCGTGGCTCGGAATGGTCGATACTGAGTTGGGATCCCATCGAGACAAGAGAAGGCCCCGCGGAAGACCTCGTGTCGTGGATGGACGAATGGGCTGAAAAACTTCGAAAATATCCGTCTGAGAAAGTTCCTTTTTGCGGAGGCCTGATGGGGCATCTGGATTATCAGAATCAAATGCCACCTTATCCTTCGAACGAACGTTTTCGCCCGACTGGTTGGCTCGGACTCTATGCTTGTGCACTCATTGAGCATGCACCGTCACAAACGCTTTTCGCGGTCGCTGGACCATGGGTTGATGATGCTGATGCAATTTTGGAGGCTTGGGTAGGGAAGGTTCCCTTTTCTTCTACACTTCGAGAGCATAAGCAGTTGGGCAAGCGTAGCACGATGCCTTCTGCAAACGTCACAAAAGATCAATACATGACGGCTGTGAGAAAGTGCCGTGAATGGATCGCTTCAGGGGACATTTACCAGGTTAACTTGTCTCAGCGGTTTCATTGCAAATGGAACGGTTCTGCTGAGGAGCTTTACCGCTCCTTACGGCAGTCGAATCCCGCTCCTTACTCTGCCTACGTGGATTGCGGTAAACGAAAGATTTTTTCCAGTTCTCCCGAATTGTTCCTAGCGATAGATTCGTCCGGCTGGATTGAAACTCGCCCGATCAAAGGCACTCGACCTCGCAGCTCGGATCCAACGACCGACCAGTTGCAGGCAGAGGCACTAATGAGTAGTGAAAAAGAGCAAGCAGAGTTACTCATGATTGTAGACATGGAGCGGAATGATTTGGGGAGGATTTGCGAACCCGGATCGGTATCAGGGGAAATTAGCTTCGCTTTGGAGTCTTATGCTTCGGTCCATCACTTGGTGGGAACAGTGCAGGGGCGTTTGAAGGAGCATTTGACGTGGAGAGAGATTTTGGGTGCCGTTTTCCCGGGAGGCTCAATAACTGGTGCGCCAAAAGTCAGGGCTATGGAGATTATCAGAGACCTGGAGTCTGAAGAGAGGAATGCCTTTTGCGGGACGATTGGCTTTCTCTCCGTAGGGGGATGTGCTCGCTGGAGCATCGCTATCCGAACGATTGAAATGAAGGGGGATGCGGTCGATTTCGGCGTTGG
This window of the Verrucomicrobiota bacterium genome carries:
- a CDS encoding COX15/CtaA family protein, coding for MTVVAGPDLMHSEHPSHIQPRFSPLLFGVSIVALVWSAVLLFAGGFTTSIGAGMAFLDWPLSNGSLNPEGWTQNADQMAEHSHRLAGMIIGILSLIIAVSFHRIEKRKSVRWIAYALVLFVIAQGVLGGLRVLLDNLNTGADSNAVARSFAIAHAMGAQGVVLTLASLVVLSCPGWFRTSTRSHRLSSVQLLGYTALGFLIVAILIGAVMRHNGAGLAIQTFPAAAPDGSWLPSSDNFGVWVHFLHRTLGILGGILVLAFSLVAASQKTLPYQARALAVGSAFLTGIQIWLGLLILETMRNPHVTTLHMLNGAALVATLWSSIFWSHRSLIPSEKPAPSSVSSRKPYAA
- the folP gene encoding dihydropteroate synthase, whose protein sequence is MSPWPNEAWGSRTFLMGILNITPDSFSDGGEFSSVQKGVQHALDMVAAGADFIDVGAESTRPGAVEVPAEEEWLRLEPVLSALRDSVDVPISVDTYKAEVAEKALSAGAAIANDIGGLQMDERMAEVIASAGAGAVVMHNSRNQDVTGDIISSICVFFEESLRRADRAGISRDRIVLDPGIGFGKSVEENLTILRSIDRLRSFGYPLLLGASRKSVIGMTLDLPVDQRLEGTLATTVAGIAGGVDVVRVHDVEANLRASRMSDAIFRNE
- the folB gene encoding dihydroneopterin aldolase, whose protein sequence is MSKDADRIFLRGLAFFGFHGNIPLEAVHGQRFYVDLEMRMDAGRASATDHLEDTIDYSAVYEAVRCLVETERFNLLETLAEKVAQAILEKFALVSSVVVEVKKPQAPLPGIFNEVSVAVERWRKE
- the folK gene encoding 2-amino-4-hydroxy-6-hydroxymethyldihydropteridine diphosphokinase, with protein sequence MAEGVVKAYLALGSNLGNRERNFAQALQLLENRSKISLGNGSAVFQTPAVGPGEQEEYWNGVVEVFTTFTANELLKEVLAIESAMGRVRRERWGPRIIDLDILLFGDEEIQSKSLEIPHPRITERAFVLLPLSQLVPSWIVSEKSVEEWVKRCSTQGIFEVKDSVYACQLSS
- the pabB gene encoding aminodeoxychorismate synthase component I; translation: MPVIELKVTQRLSNVFGWATQKRHCLWLDASSGGRGSEWSILSWDPIETREGPAEDLVSWMDEWAEKLRKYPSEKVPFCGGLMGHLDYQNQMPPYPSNERFRPTGWLGLYACALIEHAPSQTLFAVAGPWVDDADAILEAWVGKVPFSSTLREHKQLGKRSTMPSANVTKDQYMTAVRKCREWIASGDIYQVNLSQRFHCKWNGSAEELYRSLRQSNPAPYSAYVDCGKRKIFSSSPELFLAIDSSGWIETRPIKGTRPRSSDPTTDQLQAEALMSSEKEQAELLMIVDMERNDLGRICEPGSVSGEISFALESYASVHHLVGTVQGRLKEHLTWREILGAVFPGGSITGAPKVRAMEIIRDLESEERNAFCGTIGFLSVGGCARWSIAIRTIEMKGDAVDFGVGAGIVWDSDPAMEYEETLEKARKLFVALGWSLEEWKDR